From Ignatzschineria sp. RMDPL8A, a single genomic window includes:
- a CDS encoding cysteine desulfurase, which yields MSLSSIRAQFPIFNQTVKGHEIAFLDTGASAQKPQVVIDAERNCYETYYANIHRGVYHFSEKSTAEYEAVRDIVTAFIGGNDSRETIFTQGATESINLVAHSYGRLVLKPGTKVMISEMEHHANIVPWQMICEETGAELVVIPITDEGELIYETFEAMLDESVKIVSVAQVSNVLGTVNDIERIITAAHKVGAKVLIDGAQGVVHHPLNVKALDVDFYVFSGHKLYAPSGTGVLYGKRELLEVMPPYQTGGDMIDYVSFEKTTFAPLPNKFEAGTPNIAGIIGLGAAIKWIEGIGFETIVAHEAELLEYATSELLKLSGLRIIGTAPEKAGVISFVIEGIHPHDIGTLLDHEGVAIRVGHHCAQPLMRRMNVPATARMSLGIYNNHADIDRLVAGLKKVIELFA from the coding sequence ATGTCATTATCTTCGATTCGGGCGCAGTTTCCGATCTTTAACCAGACAGTTAAAGGGCACGAAATTGCCTTTTTAGATACCGGTGCATCGGCGCAAAAGCCACAAGTGGTGATCGATGCGGAGCGCAACTGTTATGAAACGTATTACGCCAATATTCATCGCGGGGTTTATCATTTTAGTGAGAAATCAACGGCTGAATATGAAGCGGTACGGGACATTGTCACGGCGTTTATCGGCGGTAATGATTCACGTGAAACCATCTTCACCCAAGGGGCGACTGAGAGCATTAACTTAGTCGCTCACAGTTACGGGCGCTTGGTGTTAAAACCGGGCACAAAAGTGATGATCTCTGAGATGGAGCATCACGCCAATATTGTTCCGTGGCAGATGATCTGCGAGGAAACCGGTGCTGAACTCGTTGTCATTCCGATTACCGATGAGGGCGAACTCATCTATGAAACATTTGAAGCGATGCTCGATGAATCGGTAAAAATTGTTTCGGTAGCACAAGTATCAAACGTGCTTGGTACGGTGAATGATATCGAACGCATTATCACCGCGGCGCACAAAGTTGGGGCAAAAGTCTTAATTGATGGCGCGCAAGGCGTGGTGCATCATCCGCTTAATGTGAAAGCGCTCGATGTGGATTTTTACGTCTTTTCAGGCCATAAACTCTACGCACCGTCCGGCACTGGCGTTCTTTATGGAAAACGCGAGCTTCTCGAGGTGATGCCTCCCTATCAAACCGGTGGCGATATGATCGATTATGTGAGCTTTGAGAAAACTACCTTTGCACCGCTACCCAATAAATTTGAAGCGGGAACGCCCAACATTGCCGGTATTATTGGTTTAGGTGCGGCGATTAAGTGGATTGAAGGGATCGGATTTGAGACGATTGTCGCTCACGAGGCAGAGCTTCTTGAGTATGCCACCTCAGAACTTCTCAAATTATCCGGCCTTCGCATTATTGGCACGGCGCCGGAAAAAGCGGGGGTGATTTCGTTTGTGATTGAAGGAATTCATCCGCACGATATCGGCACACTGCTTGATCATGAGGGTGTTGCAATTCGTGTGGGGCATCACTGCGCGCAACCGTTAATGCGTCGCATGAATGTTCCGGCAACGGCGCGAATGTCGCTCGGGATCTATAATAATCACGCTGACATTGATCGTTTAGTCGCAGGGCTTAAAAAAGTGATTGAGCTCTTTGCTTAA
- a CDS encoding SMR family transporter — protein MYAWIVLLIAGLFEVVWAYTMKLSHGFTILSYSLITVVAMAISVFLLSYSMKLLPLGTAYMVWTGIGAVGAFIVGVIILGEPFTFLRALAAILILSGIVLMKLAS, from the coding sequence ATGTATGCATGGATTGTTCTTTTAATCGCCGGACTCTTTGAAGTCGTTTGGGCGTATACGATGAAACTCTCACACGGGTTTACCATTCTCAGCTACTCACTTATCACCGTTGTCGCTATGGCGATCAGCGTTTTTTTATTGAGCTATTCAATGAAATTATTGCCCCTCGGAACGGCGTATATGGTCTGGACGGGAATTGGCGCAGTGGGTGCATTTATCGTGGGCGTAATCATTTTAGGTGAGCCCTTTACCTTTTTACGCGCCCTCGCAGCTATCCTCATTTTAAGCGGGATTGTGCTGATGAAACTCGCGTCGTAA
- a CDS encoding 5-formyltetrahydrofolate cyclo-ligase — protein sequence MNETDIWSKKTLRTRYRARRKALSQIEVFRRSYRIKTHFFEQDLTGVQHVHLFLPMSREREVNTYLIIMELWRRGIKTSVSKVVGDDLIHFPFQKETELKRNRWRIVEPVNEIPLTDTELKTIDLVIIPLLVADQKGNRVGYGKGYYDRFLTHIPKALRVGVSLFPPIEVIADVDPWDAPLHALITPNLLYLID from the coding sequence ATGAATGAGACAGATATTTGGAGTAAAAAAACGCTACGCACGCGGTATCGAGCGCGGCGTAAAGCGTTATCGCAAATTGAGGTCTTTCGTCGTTCTTATCGCATTAAAACCCACTTTTTTGAGCAGGATTTAACCGGCGTTCAGCATGTTCATCTATTTTTGCCGATGAGTCGGGAGCGCGAGGTAAATACCTACCTGATTATTATGGAATTGTGGCGCCGCGGGATTAAAACCTCCGTCTCGAAAGTGGTAGGGGATGATTTGATTCATTTTCCCTTTCAAAAAGAGACTGAACTTAAGCGAAATCGCTGGCGGATTGTGGAGCCTGTCAATGAAATCCCGCTCACAGATACAGAGCTTAAAACGATCGATTTAGTGATTATTCCGCTTCTCGTGGCCGATCAAAAAGGAAATCGCGTTGGCTACGGCAAAGGGTATTACGATCGCTTTTTAACACACATTCCCAAAGCGCTCCGAGTGGGCGTGTCACTCTTTCCACCGATTGAAGTGATTGCCGATGTCGATCCGTGGGATGCGCCGTTACACGCACTGATTACGCCAAACTTGCTCTACCTCATTGATTAA
- the yccS gene encoding YccS family putative transporter — MLKRRDYYSTVFLYFLKIAIALTGAVIFPIWLGDGKLSIPVILGAVAAGLTDIDDSLKGRLTNTVIILVLFFIAALGVDALLPYPILFLIAIMASSAFLIFLGSLGSRFATITFGTLVIVVYAMLTYKAERPWFLLPSLLVSGAFWYSVVAFLFNIALPSRPMQEALGKCYQELAQFLEAKSLFFDPDDDSDLTECKLRLTQISQTLGSTLETTRISIMRRLKHERGRRSARAILNYYLAAQEIFERAGSSHVDYQELKKEFPHSDLLFRFQRLMSAQGFACQKIASELLYKERYHHDGHFKMMFTRLKESLGYLTQEYQQESQQRLLYSTGSLLKNLSGIDEILLSLDREKELLLTAKESAVLLAEPKTDSSPMLESWRKVSRHFTPESPIFRHAMRVSLLMGIGFILAEGMNLIYSVMEGETVRLTTPYWIMLTSVFVCQPNYSATKTRTIKRLSGTVLGVVVTMFLLKLGLSREGQALFVVISGTLFFVMRQARYAYATALITMMVLFCFNLIDAGFVAPERLLDTFVGSLLAWAAVTYIYPEWRYRQLSVKIDAVKMANVAYLHEIAQQYHHGRVESPLYIKVRDDAGGRAGELVSLFSTLTVEPKTTRETLDYLFKVLALNNTFLSYISALGAHRAALGDAVVLEILDEAVSRIEYYLTRDEPLDLNEHQRFLVRIEEEREKLSVDEQRLEEISLHQVQLLLRLLPDYVEAIQTPK, encoded by the coding sequence ATGCTAAAGCGGCGCGATTATTACAGCACGGTATTTCTCTATTTTTTAAAGATTGCAATTGCGCTGACGGGCGCGGTGATTTTTCCGATCTGGCTTGGTGATGGGAAGCTCAGTATCCCCGTTATTTTGGGCGCGGTGGCAGCGGGATTAACCGATATTGACGATAGTTTAAAAGGGCGATTGACCAATACAGTCATTATCCTAGTGCTCTTTTTTATCGCGGCACTTGGCGTGGATGCGCTCCTCCCATATCCCATTTTATTTTTAATTGCGATTATGGCCTCGTCCGCCTTCCTGATCTTTTTGGGCAGTTTAGGGAGCCGGTTTGCCACCATCACCTTCGGGACGCTCGTCATTGTGGTCTACGCGATGCTCACTTATAAAGCGGAACGGCCGTGGTTTTTGCTCCCTTCACTTCTGGTCTCTGGCGCCTTTTGGTATAGCGTCGTGGCTTTTTTATTTAATATTGCGCTCCCCTCTCGGCCGATGCAGGAGGCGCTCGGTAAGTGTTATCAAGAACTCGCGCAATTTTTGGAGGCAAAATCGCTCTTTTTCGATCCCGATGATGATTCCGATTTGACCGAGTGTAAATTACGCTTAACGCAGATCAGTCAAACGCTTGGCTCGACGCTAGAGACGACGCGAATCTCCATTATGCGCCGATTAAAACATGAGCGGGGTCGTCGTAGCGCACGGGCAATTTTAAATTACTATCTCGCAGCACAAGAGATCTTTGAGCGAGCAGGATCGAGCCACGTTGATTACCAAGAGCTTAAAAAAGAGTTCCCCCATTCTGATCTTCTTTTTCGCTTCCAGAGATTGATGTCGGCGCAAGGCTTTGCCTGTCAAAAGATTGCAAGCGAGCTCCTTTATAAAGAGCGCTACCATCACGATGGCCATTTTAAAATGATGTTTACCCGCCTTAAAGAGAGTTTGGGCTATTTAACGCAGGAATATCAGCAAGAATCCCAGCAGCGCCTGCTCTATTCAACGGGGAGCCTGTTGAAAAACTTAAGCGGGATTGATGAAATTCTGCTCTCCTTAGACCGGGAAAAAGAGTTGTTATTAACCGCCAAAGAGAGCGCCGTTCTCTTAGCAGAACCCAAAACTGACAGCTCGCCGATGTTAGAGAGTTGGCGTAAAGTGAGCCGTCATTTCACGCCGGAATCGCCGATTTTCCGCCACGCAATGCGCGTCAGTCTTTTGATGGGGATCGGGTTTATCTTGGCGGAGGGGATGAATCTTATCTATTCGGTGATGGAAGGCGAAACGGTGCGTTTAACGACGCCTTATTGGATTATGCTCACCTCGGTATTTGTCTGCCAGCCCAACTATAGCGCCACCAAAACTCGTACCATTAAGCGTCTTTCGGGCACGGTGCTCGGCGTTGTGGTGACGATGTTTCTTCTAAAATTGGGGCTCTCGCGCGAGGGGCAAGCGCTCTTTGTGGTGATTTCTGGCACGCTCTTTTTTGTGATGCGTCAGGCGCGTTATGCCTATGCCACGGCGCTCATTACCATGATGGTGCTGTTTTGTTTTAACTTAATTGATGCGGGATTTGTTGCCCCAGAGCGCCTTTTAGATACCTTTGTGGGCTCGCTCCTTGCTTGGGCGGCGGTCACTTATATCTATCCGGAGTGGCGTTATCGTCAATTATCGGTGAAGATCGATGCGGTGAAAATGGCGAATGTGGCCTATCTTCACGAGATTGCACAGCAATATCATCATGGGCGCGTTGAAAGCCCGCTCTATATCAAGGTTCGCGATGATGCCGGTGGGCGCGCGGGCGAACTGGTATCGCTCTTTTCGACGCTCACCGTTGAGCCGAAAACGACGCGAGAAACGCTCGATTATCTCTTTAAAGTGCTGGCACTGAATAATACCTTTTTAAGTTATATCTCAGCGCTCGGGGCGCATCGGGCAGCGCTTGGTGATGCGGTGGTGCTAGAGATTTTAGATGAGGCGGTGTCGCGGATTGAGTATTATCTCACCAGGGATGAGCCCCTTGATCTCAATGAACATCAGCGTTTTTTAGTGCGCATTGAAGAGGAGCGTGAAAAATTATCGGTCGATGAGCAGCGGTTAGAGGAGATTTCACTCCATCAAGTGCAGCTTTTATTGCGATTATTACCCGATTATGTGGAAGCGATTCAAACGCCTAAATAA
- a CDS encoding DUF4189 domain-containing protein: MIKKLLTAGLLMGSLLSFSHATCWAPNCYGAIGFDPKTGNGAAYVDYTSANEAWRAVVKKCPGCENSKGLTFNNGCGVLVYSPSHDFVVSYYGGQLRDLEIQAVNACYSEIRATGLNKTSGDKRRSRVRTNESGTCEVVVSACTYRVY; encoded by the coding sequence ATGATAAAAAAATTGCTTACTGCCGGCCTATTAATGGGGTCATTATTATCGTTTAGCCACGCCACCTGTTGGGCGCCGAACTGCTATGGCGCGATTGGATTTGATCCAAAAACCGGCAATGGGGCGGCCTATGTGGATTATACGAGCGCGAATGAAGCGTGGCGCGCGGTAGTTAAAAAATGTCCGGGCTGTGAAAATAGTAAAGGCCTCACCTTTAATAATGGTTGCGGCGTATTGGTCTATTCCCCTTCTCACGACTTTGTGGTCTCCTATTACGGCGGGCAATTACGGGATTTAGAGATCCAAGCGGTCAACGCCTGTTATTCAGAAATTCGCGCCACCGGCCTTAACAAAACAAGTGGCGATAAACGCCGTTCAAGAGTACGAACCAACGAGAGCGGCACCTGCGAAGTTGTGGTCAGTGCTTGCACCTATCGCGTCTATTAA
- the groL gene encoding chaperonin GroEL (60 kDa chaperone family; promotes refolding of misfolded polypeptides especially under stressful conditions; forms two stacked rings of heptamers to form a barrel-shaped 14mer; ends can be capped by GroES; misfolded proteins enter the barrel where they are refolded when GroES binds): MMAKDVRFGEDARSRMVNGINTLANAVKVTLGPKGRNVVLEKSFGAPTVTKDGVSVAKEIELEDKFENMGAQLVKEVSARTSDTAGDGTTTATVLAQAIVREGMKVVSSGMNPMDVKRGIDLAVAAAVTELRNISKPCEDHKSIAQVGTISANSDEEIGNIIAKAMETVGKEGVITVEEGSGLENDLETVEGMQFDRGYLSPYFINNQQSMAAELDDPAILLCDKKISNIREMLGVLEEVAKSGRPLLIIAEDVEGEALATLVINNMRGIVKVAAVKAPGFGDRRKAMLEDIAILTGATVISEELGMSLEKATMADLGTAKRVVVDKDNTVIVDGAGETANIEARVKQIQAQIEEATSDYDREKLQERVAKLAGGVAVIRVGAATEVEMKEKKARVEDALHATRAAVEEGIVPGGGVALVRVLNKIADLKGENGEQDAGIRVALRAMEEPLRQIVTNAGEPADVVLNAVKEGNETYGYNAATGEYGDMIDMGILDPTKVTRSAIQNAASVASLIITTECMVADLPKEDGGMPDMGAMGGMGGMGGMM, from the coding sequence ATTATGGCTAAAGATGTACGTTTTGGAGAAGATGCTCGCTCACGTATGGTGAACGGGATTAACACACTTGCAAACGCAGTAAAAGTAACCTTAGGTCCTAAAGGTCGCAACGTTGTTTTAGAAAAAAGCTTCGGCGCGCCAACCGTAACAAAAGACGGTGTATCGGTTGCAAAAGAGATCGAACTTGAAGATAAATTCGAAAACATGGGCGCACAGCTCGTTAAAGAAGTGTCTGCAAGAACCTCAGATACCGCAGGTGACGGTACAACGACAGCAACCGTACTGGCTCAAGCGATCGTTCGCGAAGGCATGAAAGTCGTTTCATCAGGCATGAACCCAATGGACGTAAAACGCGGTATCGATTTAGCGGTTGCGGCGGCAGTTACAGAACTTCGCAACATCTCTAAACCCTGTGAAGATCACAAATCGATTGCACAAGTTGGTACCATCTCTGCAAACTCAGATGAAGAGATCGGTAACATCATCGCGAAAGCAATGGAAACTGTTGGTAAAGAAGGCGTTATCACGGTTGAAGAGGGTTCAGGTCTTGAAAATGATCTTGAAACCGTTGAAGGAATGCAGTTTGACCGCGGTTACTTATCGCCCTACTTCATCAACAATCAACAATCAATGGCCGCTGAATTAGACGATCCAGCGATCCTTCTTTGCGACAAAAAAATCTCTAACATCCGCGAAATGCTCGGAGTATTAGAGGAAGTGGCAAAATCAGGTCGTCCGCTTTTAATCATCGCGGAAGACGTGGAAGGTGAAGCGCTTGCAACACTTGTGATCAACAACATGCGCGGCATCGTTAAAGTGGCTGCGGTTAAAGCACCTGGTTTTGGTGATCGCCGTAAAGCAATGCTTGAAGATATCGCAATCTTAACGGGCGCAACTGTGATCTCTGAAGAGCTTGGCATGAGCTTAGAGAAAGCAACGATGGCTGACCTTGGTACCGCAAAACGCGTTGTCGTTGATAAAGACAACACCGTGATCGTTGATGGGGCTGGCGAAACGGCAAACATCGAAGCGCGCGTAAAACAAATTCAAGCGCAAATCGAAGAAGCTACTTCTGATTACGACCGTGAAAAACTTCAAGAACGCGTTGCAAAACTTGCAGGCGGTGTTGCGGTTATCCGTGTAGGTGCGGCAACTGAAGTTGAAATGAAAGAGAAAAAAGCACGCGTTGAAGACGCACTTCACGCAACTCGCGCAGCGGTTGAAGAAGGCATCGTCCCTGGGGGCGGGGTTGCACTCGTTCGCGTACTTAACAAAATCGCAGACCTTAAAGGCGAAAATGGCGAACAAGATGCGGGTATCCGTGTTGCCCTTCGCGCAATGGAAGAGCCTTTACGTCAAATCGTAACGAACGCAGGCGAGCCTGCGGACGTGGTATTAAATGCAGTTAAAGAAGGTAACGAAACCTACGGTTATAATGCAGCCACTGGCGAATACGGTGACATGATCGACATGGGTATCTTAGACCCAACGAAAGTAACCCGTTCAGCGATCCAGAACGCAGCGTCTGTAGCATCACTTATCATCACCACTGAGTGCATGGTAGCGGATCTTCCAAAAGAAGACGGCGGTATGCCAGACATGGGCGCAATGGGCGGCATGGGTGGAATGGGCGGCATGATGTAA
- the groES gene encoding co-chaperone GroES, which produces MKLRPLHDRVIIKREAEEQKTAGGIVLPGTATEKPARGEVVAVGTGKVLDNGDVKALDVKVGDKVLFGKFAGTEVKVGDDELIVMREDEIMAVIEG; this is translated from the coding sequence ATGAAATTACGTCCTTTACATGACCGCGTAATCATCAAACGTGAAGCTGAAGAGCAAAAAACAGCGGGCGGTATCGTTTTACCCGGTACAGCAACTGAAAAACCTGCACGCGGCGAAGTGGTTGCAGTGGGTACAGGCAAAGTACTCGATAATGGCGACGTAAAAGCGCTTGATGTGAAGGTTGGCGATAAAGTGCTTTTCGGCAAATTTGCGGGCACAGAAGTCAAAGTGGGCGACGATGAACTCATCGTAATGCGCGAAGATGAAATCATGGCGGTGATCGAAGGTTAA
- a CDS encoding MATE family efflux transporter, with translation MSKTMGIMTAWRNLKIHQQVFALTIPMVLSNISVPLVGTVDTMVMGRLPEAHNMAAVGLGSALYLFLVGCLNFLRMGTTGFASQAKGEENGAKVRQILLQAILLSFGLAIVVAIIALPFSEWALNLLQTKESVASGGAISEAAQSNEAFVEGARTFFSWRLWGLPAALLNYTLVGWFLGLQNARISLLIMLVTNVVNMALSVLFVLYLHKGVIGAAQAAIIAEWSGAIVGLWALKFPLRKMVGSWDFSGLKRLSEWKPLLFVNRDIFFRSLILQIAFLLVSIRGGRLGEETVAANMIILNGLLIISYLLDGFAHAIESLCGHAIGAKSRTKLRDTLIVAGGWGLIVSLIFAVGFVFLGKGFINLLTHIESVREAAYPLIPYLTMLPLIGVWSYLFDGLFIGATRAKEMRDSMFVAFAFALMLGAILYPFGNHGLWIAFLSFMALRGGLLGWIAYRIDQRDEWIAG, from the coding sequence ATGAGTAAAACGATGGGCATCATGACGGCGTGGCGGAATCTCAAAATTCATCAACAGGTGTTTGCGTTGACGATCCCGATGGTGTTGTCGAATATCTCGGTGCCGCTCGTTGGAACGGTCGATACCATGGTGATGGGGCGGCTTCCCGAGGCGCATAATATGGCGGCGGTGGGATTGGGCAGTGCGCTCTATCTCTTTTTAGTGGGCTGTTTAAATTTCTTGCGCATGGGGACAACGGGCTTTGCCTCTCAAGCGAAAGGGGAAGAGAACGGCGCGAAGGTGCGTCAAATTTTGCTTCAAGCGATCCTTTTAAGTTTTGGGCTTGCGATCGTGGTAGCAATCATTGCACTCCCCTTTTCAGAATGGGCGCTCAATTTATTGCAAACCAAAGAGAGCGTCGCAAGTGGTGGCGCGATAAGTGAGGCAGCGCAATCAAATGAGGCATTTGTGGAGGGCGCTCGGACCTTTTTTAGTTGGCGACTGTGGGGGCTTCCGGCGGCGCTCTTAAATTATACGCTTGTGGGCTGGTTTTTAGGATTGCAAAATGCGCGGATTTCGCTTTTGATTATGCTGGTAACGAATGTGGTGAATATGGCGCTGTCGGTGCTTTTTGTACTCTATCTTCATAAAGGCGTTATTGGGGCGGCGCAAGCGGCGATTATTGCGGAGTGGAGCGGAGCGATCGTCGGGCTCTGGGCGCTTAAATTCCCCCTTAGAAAAATGGTGGGCTCGTGGGATTTTTCCGGCTTGAAACGATTGAGTGAATGGAAGCCGCTCCTTTTTGTGAATCGTGATATCTTTTTCCGTAGCCTAATTTTGCAGATCGCGTTTTTATTGGTATCGATTCGAGGCGGGCGCTTAGGGGAAGAGACGGTGGCGGCCAATATGATTATCTTAAATGGGCTCCTTATTATTTCTTATTTACTCGATGGATTTGCCCATGCGATTGAGTCGCTTTGCGGGCATGCAATCGGGGCGAAAAGCCGGACGAAACTCCGCGATACCCTCATTGTCGCCGGTGGTTGGGGGCTCATTGTCAGCCTTATTTTTGCCGTGGGATTTGTCTTTTTAGGGAAAGGATTTATTAATCTTTTAACGCATATTGAGAGCGTGCGTGAGGCGGCCTATCCGCTCATTCCATATTTGACGATGTTGCCGCTGATTGGCGTTTGGAGCTATCTCTTTGACGGGCTCTTTATTGGGGCAACGCGGGCGAAAGAGATGCGCGATTCGATGTTTGTAGCGTTTGCTTTTGCGCTCATGCTCGGGGCGATCTTATACCCCTTTGGCAATCACGGGCTTTGGATCGCTTTTTTAAGTTTTATGGCGCTGCGTGGCGGTTTACTTGGCTGGATTGCTTATCGCATTGATCAGCGTGATGAGTGGATTGCAGGCTAA
- a CDS encoding RNA pyrophosphohydrolase: MTMIDNEGFRANVGIILCNRDQKLFWGHRIGHLDSWQFPQGGIDANETPQEAMYRELNEEVGLLPNHVNILGQTERWLRYRLPHHLIRRNHTNERTCIGQKQIWFMLEFVGTEADLQLDASEVPEFDGWKWVHYWHPIDKVIHFKKEVYDRALTELAPLVFGESIPPRRAYHKPKSRRRSRPPFKVKQNRFAKGKSSRQTVRKTAQRSAP; the protein is encoded by the coding sequence ATCACAATGATTGACAATGAAGGCTTTAGAGCGAACGTTGGCATCATCTTGTGTAATCGGGATCAAAAATTATTTTGGGGACATCGCATCGGCCATCTTGATTCATGGCAGTTTCCGCAAGGTGGAATCGACGCGAATGAGACGCCTCAAGAAGCAATGTATCGAGAGCTTAACGAAGAGGTTGGGCTCTTACCAAATCATGTCAATATTTTAGGACAGACGGAGCGTTGGTTACGTTATCGATTGCCGCATCATTTGATTCGTCGCAATCATACCAATGAACGCACCTGCATCGGGCAAAAGCAGATCTGGTTTATGCTGGAATTTGTCGGTACCGAAGCGGATCTTCAGCTAGATGCCTCGGAAGTTCCTGAATTTGACGGTTGGAAATGGGTTCATTACTGGCACCCGATCGATAAGGTGATCCATTTTAAAAAAGAGGTGTACGACCGGGCATTAACGGAGCTCGCGCCACTTGTGTTTGGGGAATCGATTCCTCCACGTAGAGCGTATCATAAGCCAAAATCGCGCAGACGTTCCCGTCCGCCGTTTAAGGTGAAGCAGAACCGATTTGCAAAAGGGAAATCTTCCCGACAAACCGTTCGTAAAACCGCTCAACGGAGCGCTCCATAA
- a CDS encoding MFS transporter — protein MANRLTRQDGKTLTLASLGGALEFYDFIVFLTFAPFLQTLFFPSDSPLLSSVMTYLTYAVAYFVRPLSGVIMAHFGDLIGRKKMFMLSLFLMAIPTLLIGLLPTYAEIGYLAPVLLLLMRLLQGIALGGEVPSAHVFVTEHVPQNRVGIANSMIASGLTFGVVIGHFVAYLMHANFNHAEILSFAWRIPFILGGVLGLVAVYLRRYLRETPVFLEMKERKELVDLPIKEVLKNHREATLISILSTWLLITGVVLVVLAPNLMKSDIFKIDAAFVSKIAILATIMNVIGSILAGLISDRIGIRKTIALYSILLAGTSFAFFKSLSGGDHFSIGLLYTFASLFLGLVACVPIIIIKLFPANIRLSGIGFSYNIGNALFAGLTTFTVPVIAEHVNPMFIAYYILFLCGLGLFISLYLGRKSLPFHV, from the coding sequence ATGGCCAATCGGTTAACGCGTCAAGATGGCAAAACCCTGACGCTTGCTTCATTAGGTGGGGCGCTTGAGTTTTACGATTTTATCGTTTTTCTAACCTTTGCCCCTTTTCTGCAAACGCTCTTTTTCCCTAGCGATTCCCCGCTCCTTTCGAGCGTGATGACCTATCTCACCTACGCCGTGGCCTACTTTGTGCGCCCGTTAAGTGGGGTGATTATGGCGCACTTTGGCGATCTTATTGGGCGGAAAAAGATGTTTATGCTTTCGCTCTTTTTAATGGCGATTCCGACCCTATTAATCGGGCTGTTACCCACCTATGCCGAGATCGGTTATCTAGCGCCCGTCCTTCTCCTTTTGATGCGTCTTCTTCAAGGGATTGCCCTTGGGGGTGAAGTACCGAGTGCCCACGTTTTTGTTACCGAACACGTCCCGCAAAATCGCGTCGGCATTGCCAATAGTATGATCGCGAGCGGCCTCACCTTTGGTGTTGTGATCGGGCATTTTGTTGCCTACTTAATGCATGCCAATTTCAATCACGCGGAGATTTTAAGTTTTGCGTGGCGAATTCCCTTTATTTTAGGGGGCGTTTTAGGACTCGTTGCGGTCTATCTGCGCCGCTATCTCCGTGAAACGCCAGTATTCCTTGAGATGAAAGAGCGCAAAGAGCTCGTTGATCTGCCCATTAAAGAGGTATTAAAAAACCATCGCGAAGCAACGCTGATCTCCATTTTAAGTACTTGGCTTCTTATTACCGGTGTGGTGCTTGTGGTGCTGGCGCCAAATCTCATGAAATCCGATATTTTTAAAATTGATGCCGCTTTTGTGAGTAAAATTGCGATTTTGGCCACCATTATGAATGTGATCGGCAGTATTTTAGCGGGGCTCATTTCAGACCGGATTGGCATTCGTAAAACCATCGCGCTCTACTCTATTTTACTTGCCGGAACGAGCTTTGCCTTTTTTAAATCTTTAAGCGGCGGCGATCATTTCAGTATTGGACTACTCTACACCTTTGCCTCGCTCTTTTTGGGGCTTGTTGCCTGTGTGCCGATCATTATTATTAAGCTCTTCCCCGCGAACATTCGCTTAAGTGGCATTGGCTTTTCCTATAATATCGGCAACGCGCTCTTTGCCGGGCTCACCACCTTTACCGTCCCCGTGATTGCCGAGCATGTTAACCCGATGTTTATCGCCTATTACATCCTGTTTCTCTGCGGACTTGGGCTCTTTATTAGTCTCTATCTCGGACGGAAATCACTGCCGTTTCATGTGTAA